The genomic interval CACCAAACTGTTGGTTCGTTTAACGGCTGGTTCACGATTGCTGCGATCCTTCTTTTACACCGGGGTTGATCGCACCAATGAAAAGCAGCAAGGGTTTTTGCTGTGGATGCGCCGTAATGGATACCGGGTCATTGCTAAGGATTTAGTGCAGTTACCCGATGGCTCAAAAAAAGCGAATCTAGATGTGGAAATTGCTG from Coleofasciculus chthonoplastes PCC 7420 carries:
- a CDS encoding LabA-like NYN domain-containing protein; this translates as MLNNFSTDPIFTPEQVLENRGRVAIFIDGSNLFYAALQLGIEIDYTKLLVRLTAGSRLLRSFFYTGVDRTNEKQQGFLLWMRRNGYRVIAKDLVQLPDGSKKANLDVEIA